In Candidatus Woesearchaeota archaeon, the genomic stretch CAATTAAAAGATATAAGGAGGTAAAATGAATGGATTTTACATTGACTAGGGAACAGGAACTTGTAAAACAAATGGTAAGAGAATTTACAGAAAATGAAGTCAAACCCCTGGCTGCCGAAATAGACGAGACAGAAAGGTTTCCAAGAGAAACAGTAGAAAAGATGGCCAGATACGGCATGATGGGGATACCTTTCCCGGAGGAATATGGCGGGGCAGGTGGAGACACCCTGTCTTATATAATAGCTGTGGAAGAACTTTCCAAGGCCTGCGCCTCAACGGGAGTCATACTCTCGGCACACACATCGCTCTGTGCATCGCTTCTCGAACAGTTCGGCACGGAAGAACAAAAACAGAAATATCTGGTTCCCCTTGCAAAGGGAGAAAAGATAGGTGCATTTGGACTTACAGAACCCAATGCAGGTACGGATGCATCCGGACAGCAGAGTCTGGCTGTACTTGAAGGAGACCATTATATACTGAACGGTCAGAAAATATTCATAACAAACGGTGGAGCTGCAGACATATTCGTGGTATTTGCAATGACAGACAGGAGCAAGGGAAATCATGGCATATCAGCATTCATACTTGAAAAGGGAATGCCGGGCTTTTCAATAGGAAAACTTGAAAACAAAATGGGAATAAGGGCATCATCAACTACGGAGCTGATATTCGAGGACTGTATAGTTCCAAAGGAGAATCTTGTAGGAAGAGAAGGAAAAGGTTTTGGAATAGCAATGAAGACTCTTGATGGAGGAAGAATCGGTATAGCAGCA encodes the following:
- a CDS encoding acyl-CoA dehydrogenase, which produces MDFTLTREQELVKQMVREFTENEVKPLAAEIDETERFPRETVEKMARYGMMGIPFPEEYGGAGGDTLSYIIAVEELSKACASTGVILSAHTSLCASLLEQFGTEEQKQKYLVPLAKGEKIGAFGLTEPNAGTDASGQQSLAVLEGDHYILNGQKIFITNGGAADIFVVFAMTDRSKGNHGISAFILEKGMPGFSIGKLENKMGIRASSTTELIFEDCIVPKENLVGREGKGFGIAMKTLDGGRIGIAAQALGIAEGALEEAVEYMKERKQFGRSLSKFQGLAWTVADLDTEIQAAKYLVYKAALSKDAHVSYTVDAARAKLMAANVAMETTAKVVQLFGGYGYTKDYPVERMMRDAKITEIYEGTSEVQKMVISGNIFK